The Acidaminococcales bacterium genome window below encodes:
- the sdaAA gene encoding L-serine ammonia-lyase, iron-sulfur-dependent, subunit alpha, with product MEKILSLQDFVQAAAAQGLSFGAYALKSQAAELEISEDALVGKLSECAEVMREAARAGLRGESTRGGLAGGDARKIFLARAQESYINITGEIISDAIQIALSIGEANASMGKIVAAPTAGASGIIPGVLFALEKPLGLDGVAIGKGLAVAGVIGLVIASRASLSGAVGGCQAECGSAAAMAAGAAADLAGGGPDMVAGASAIALKSMLGLVCDPVAGLVEVPCIKRNAAAAVGALAAAQMALAGIKSFIPADEVFDAMKSVGASLPPSLKETSAGGVAAAPTALAWAKARLRAD from the coding sequence ATGGAGAAAATACTCTCTTTGCAGGATTTTGTCCAAGCGGCTGCCGCGCAGGGCCTGTCTTTCGGCGCGTACGCGCTCAAAAGCCAGGCTGCGGAACTGGAAATCAGCGAGGACGCGCTTGTCGGCAAGCTGTCCGAATGTGCCGAGGTCATGCGCGAAGCCGCGCGCGCCGGGCTTAGGGGGGAAAGTACCCGGGGAGGGCTGGCCGGAGGCGATGCGCGAAAGATTTTTCTTGCGCGCGCGCAAGAAAGTTACATCAACATCACCGGCGAGATCATCTCTGACGCCATACAAATTGCCCTGTCCATAGGCGAGGCCAACGCTTCCATGGGAAAGATCGTGGCCGCCCCGACGGCAGGGGCGAGCGGCATCATCCCGGGCGTGCTTTTTGCTTTGGAAAAGCCCCTTGGACTTGACGGCGTGGCCATCGGCAAAGGCCTTGCCGTTGCGGGCGTAATCGGGCTGGTCATAGCTTCCCGCGCTTCGCTTTCGGGCGCGGTCGGCGGCTGCCAGGCCGAATGCGGCAGCGCGGCGGCCATGGCCGCCGGCGCCGCCGCCGACCTTGCGGGCGGCGGGCCGGATATGGTCGCCGGCGCCAGCGCCATAGCGCTGAAATCCATGCTGGGGCTGGTCTGCGACCCGGTGGCCGGCCTGGTGGAGGTCCCCTGCATAAAACGCAACGCCGCCGCCGCCGTGGGGGCGCTGGCGGCCGCGCAAATGGCGCTCGCCGGCATAAAAAGTTTCATCCCCGCCGATGAGGTGTTCGACGCTATGAAGTCGGTGGGCGCGAGTTTGCCGCCCAGCTTGAAAGAGACTTCCGCCGGCGGCGTAGCCGCGGCGCCGACCGCCCTTGCCTGGGCGAAGGCCCGCCTGCGCGCCGATTGA
- a CDS encoding YigZ family protein → MTPSPFFTIQKDIQTQFVIEKSRFICTLRKVADEGDALAAMSLLKKRYWDAAHNCSAYIVGGAAPCQKAGDDGEPAGTAGLPMLKVLEKNNLQNVLAVVTRYFGGIKLGAGGLARAYARSVAEAVAAAGTARRQLMFDCAFSESPHKIGKAANFLYGSDLFSVLSVEYGQDALVSIRLPADNFRQAEDFLSGLFSRRLSLTVGGEHYSEIPLAKEGGNRL, encoded by the coding sequence ATGACGCCATCGCCCTTTTTTACCATCCAAAAAGACATACAAACCCAATTTGTCATAGAAAAATCACGGTTTATCTGCACCTTGCGCAAAGTGGCGGACGAAGGGGACGCCCTTGCCGCCATGTCCTTGCTTAAAAAGCGGTACTGGGACGCTGCGCACAACTGCTCCGCTTACATCGTCGGCGGCGCCGCGCCCTGCCAAAAGGCCGGCGACGACGGCGAACCTGCCGGCACGGCCGGGCTTCCCATGTTAAAAGTTCTGGAAAAAAACAACTTGCAAAATGTCCTCGCGGTGGTTACCCGTTATTTCGGCGGCATAAAACTCGGCGCGGGCGGGCTGGCAAGGGCCTACGCCCGCAGCGTCGCCGAAGCGGTGGCTGCCGCCGGGACCGCGCGCCGGCAGTTGATGTTTGACTGCGCCTTTTCCGAAAGTCCGCACAAAATCGGCAAGGCGGCCAATTTTCTCTATGGCAGCGATTTGTTTTCGGTGTTGTCGGTGGAATATGGACAGGATGCCTTGGTCAGCATCCGGCTGCCGGCAGACAACTTCAGGCAGGCCGAGGATTTTCTCAGCGGGCTGTTCAGCCGCCGCCTGTCTTTGACGGTGGGCGGCGAACATTACAGCGAAATACCTTTGGCAAAAGAGGGGGGCAACCGGCTTTGA
- the sdaAB gene encoding L-serine ammonia-lyase, iron-sulfur-dependent subunit beta, whose protein sequence is MNLFDIIGPIMIGPSSSHTAGAVRLGLLARQILGEEPVKAAIDLYGSFARTYKGHGTDAALLAGLLGWRPDDGRIPRALDEAGKVGLAYSFNFAQTDEFVHPNTAFFHLAGAGGHFCRVGGVSLGGGRISVNNIDGFPVELSGELDALLTLHEDRAGIVSAVSGILAEMRINIAGMRVFRRQKGGLAAMIIETDQPAEKRVAPIIAAMPGIKFVRLIGSIL, encoded by the coding sequence ATGAACCTTTTTGACATCATAGGCCCGATCATGATCGGGCCTTCCAGTTCCCATACTGCCGGCGCGGTGCGCCTCGGCCTCTTGGCGCGCCAGATCCTGGGCGAGGAACCGGTCAAGGCCGCCATCGATCTTTACGGCTCTTTCGCGCGCACCTACAAAGGGCACGGAACGGATGCCGCCCTTTTGGCCGGGCTGCTCGGCTGGCGCCCGGACGATGGGCGCATCCCCCGCGCCTTGGACGAAGCGGGGAAAGTCGGCCTGGCTTATTCTTTTAACTTCGCGCAAACGGACGAATTTGTCCATCCCAACACCGCCTTTTTCCACCTGGCCGGAGCCGGCGGCCATTTTTGCCGCGTAGGCGGCGTATCGCTGGGCGGCGGCCGCATAAGCGTCAATAACATCGACGGTTTTCCCGTTGAACTCTCCGGGGAACTGGACGCCCTTTTGACCTTGCACGAAGACCGGGCGGGCATAGTTTCCGCCGTGAGCGGCATACTCGCCGAAATGCGGATAAACATAGCCGGCATGCGGGTGTTCCGGCGGCAAAAGGGCGGCCTTGCCGCTATGATAATCGAAACCGACCAGCCAGCGGAAAAAAGGGTAGCGCCGATAATCGCCGCCATGCCCGGCATAAAATTTGTCCGTTTGATTGGCAGCATACTATGA